A window of the Clostridia bacterium genome harbors these coding sequences:
- the spoIIIAF gene encoding stage III sporulation protein AF encodes MIDLLKEIVYHLVLLLLLATFLDMLLPKNTFTRHIRFVVGLFVMLTILQPLLQLFNWPGPVHFSIREPPEVETGKIIQTGMELQTATEIAALQAAKDRLEQQLEAMIYLNLGIDRVQAELTLENVPEQGPVVSRVTIYLQPGNDDGQEKALLVKEVEPVIVNTEHPPPVEVKADAELEKLKAKIMNGVSAYLGLDRDRIDILVGQSTDT; translated from the coding sequence TGCTTAAGGAGATTGTCTATCATCTGGTCCTGCTGCTGTTACTGGCCACTTTTCTCGACATGCTGCTGCCCAAGAACACCTTTACCCGCCATATCCGTTTTGTGGTAGGGCTGTTCGTGATGCTGACCATTTTACAGCCATTGTTACAACTGTTCAACTGGCCGGGACCGGTGCATTTTTCTATCAGGGAACCACCGGAAGTAGAGACCGGGAAAATCATCCAAACAGGTATGGAACTTCAAACCGCCACAGAAATAGCTGCCTTGCAAGCGGCAAAAGATCGCCTGGAACAGCAGTTGGAAGCCATGATTTATCTCAATCTTGGAATAGACCGGGTGCAGGCGGAATTGACCCTGGAAAACGTGCCGGAACAAGGACCGGTGGTGAGCCGGGTCACCATCTACCTGCAGCCTGGTAATGACGATGGTCAGGAAAAGGCGCTCTTGGTCAAAGAAGTTGAACCGGTCATTGTCAATACGGAACATCCACCGCCGGTGGAGGTCAAAGCTGACGCGGAGTTGGAAAAGCTCAAAGCAAAAATCATGAATGGTGTCAGCGCCTATTTAGGCTTGGACCGGGACAGGATCGACATTTTGGTAGGCCAATCTACAGATACATAA
- a CDS encoding SpoIIIAH-like family protein, producing the protein MTIITSRRTVILALSLLALCFIYLGINNGETATNQGHRPDGETVVEAADIPAGLIAGTSTGAVSGSTPGEITGEEETEGDAFFTEYRLNRDRRRAQEIELLQSMLNSTDAASEVKQEVQYKLLEITNAINQELSLETLIMAKGYADAVAVVQPEHVTVVVRDADFTEEDAARIADLVTKTTGVPLSKVTIFAKR; encoded by the coding sequence ATGACCATTATTACTTCACGCAGGACCGTGATACTGGCCTTAAGTTTGTTGGCTCTATGTTTCATCTACCTTGGCATAAATAACGGTGAAACTGCCACCAATCAGGGCCACAGGCCGGACGGCGAAACGGTCGTGGAAGCAGCAGATATACCCGCTGGGTTGATCGCCGGCACCAGCACCGGTGCAGTTTCCGGGAGTACTCCCGGTGAAATCACCGGTGAGGAAGAAACTGAGGGGGACGCCTTCTTCACGGAATATCGTTTAAATAGGGACCGCCGCCGGGCTCAGGAAATAGAATTATTGCAGTCGATGCTGAATTCGACGGATGCGGCCAGTGAAGTAAAGCAAGAAGTGCAATACAAACTGCTGGAAATCACTAATGCCATCAACCAGGAACTGTCATTGGAAACCTTGATCATGGCCAAAGGATATGCCGATGCGGTGGCAGTGGTACAGCCGGAACATGTGACCGTAGTAGTCCGCGATGCTGACTTTACCGAGGAAGATGCAGCCAGGATTGCTGACTTGGTCACCAAAACCACCGGCGTACCTTTATCTAAAGTGACTATTTTTGCTAAAAGATGA